The Takifugu rubripes chromosome 7, fTakRub1.2, whole genome shotgun sequence genome has a segment encoding these proteins:
- the LOC105416682 gene encoding zinc finger protein 208, translating into MEKQNLGRESTTFICTECGDGFSKYSNVVTHMAIHGPLESFCFDGSSNGFEVPREYVLQENGTLTVVNGLMHSHQLAPPLSPGVLPSHFTFPANPLSSNLKTQPAVQREVFRPRPSELNLDSYCCEICNKSFTSLQGLLCHQRYRNGQQGFRCTLCCKFLAGRKFFIKHLQGHSNQRFHSCGHCGKRFLKLDALNTHRKEKHLSEKALPFGKCENKLEKRFEKPYSCKKCKLNFFWMSDFQTHSLHHCKGVEPEASFASEIDVDIDNDIDSKNIEGGAIKNCYSNGTSVDVKNWDSKVFSNQSFTPYRCGLCGDRFQNLTALKEHHLTHQTQEEIDRLNDESKTFKPRIQSKGRRRRSNPNGKLHPCKHCHRVFNHSSSLSRHMRYHKGTMHTCMFCGRHFPQRCDLRRHIAMYHNAELDMKPALKLLFTTPQNDLAPSYCNGEKNTYSPKEKRKSSYEDDDEEDDQATSSDEQPYGKQSLKAGRGNYQCEECGKKFGLLCVYQRHLRYHKKEPTKFPKFPAQFRSVSPEHPLQIHPSCGENSGQMCLGGAPTVETALQHEEVSDRDRNKKEKPSVVLYECSECMETFSCLETFLHHQTSHSSQKEG; encoded by the coding sequence ATGGAAAAACAGAATCTTGGCAGAGAGTCAACAACTTTCATCTGCACCGAGTGTGGCGATGGATTCAGCAAGTACTCCAACGTGGTGACCCACATGGCCATTCACGGACCTTTGGAGTCGTTCTGCTTTGACGGTTCCTCCAACGGATTTGAAGTCCCACGAGAGTACGTGCTTCAAGAAAACGGCACCTTGACGGTCGTCAATGGCTTGATGCATTCACATCAGTTGGCGCCGCCACTGTCTCCCGGAGTTCTGCCTTCACATTTCACATTCCCCGCCAACCCGCTTTCTTCTAACCTAAAGACGCAGCCAGCCGTTCAGAGAGAGGTGTTCAGGCCGAGGCCGTCCGAGCTGAACTTGGACAGTTATTGTTGTGAGATATGCAACAAGTCATTTACCAGTCTGCAGGGTTTACTCTGTCACCAGCGATATCGAAATGGCCAACAGGGTTTCCGATGCACTTTGTGCTGTAAGTTTTTGGCAGGTAGAAAGTTTTTCATAAAACACCTCCAGGGCCACTCAAATCAAAGATTTCATAGTTGTGGACATTGTGGTAAGCGATTCCTCAAATTGGACGCGCTGAACACTCATAGGAAGGAAAAGCACCTTTCCGAGAAGGCTTTACcatttggaaaatgtgaaaataagcTAGAAAAAAGGTTTGAAAAACCATATTCTTGTAAGAAATGTAAATTGAATTTCTTCTGGATGTCAGATTTTCAGACGCATTCGCTGCACCACTGTAAAGGGGTCGAGCCTGAAGCTTCATTTGCATCTGAAATTGATGTCGACATCGACAACGACATTGACTCAAAGAACATCGAAGGTGGAGCCATTAAAAATTGCTACAGCAACGGGACGTCCGTAGATGTTAAGAATTGGGATAGTAAAGTCTTCAGTAATCAGTCATTCACACCATACAGATGTGGTTTATGTGGAGACCGTTTCCAGAATTTAACCGCTCTGAAAGAACACCATCTCACTCATCAAACACAGGAGGAAATAGATCGGCTCAACGATGAATCCAAAACCTTTAAGCCACGAATACAATCTAAAGGCAGACGTAGAAGAAGCAACCCAAATGGAAAGTTGCATCCGTGCAAACACTGCCACCGTGTCTTTAATCATTCCAGCAGTTTGTCCCGACACATGAGATACCACAAGGGGACAATGCACACGTGTATGTTTTGTGGCAGACACTTTCCTCAACGTTGTGACTTAAGAAGGCACATAGCGATGTACCATAACGCTGAACTGGATatgaaacctgctttaaaacTTTTGTTCACCACCCCGCAGAACGACCTTGCCCCCAGTTACTGCAACGGGGAGAAAAACACATACTCTcccaaagagaaaagaaaaagctcctatgaggatgacgatgaagaagatgatCAGGCAACATCATCAGACGAACAGCCCTATGGGAAACAATCTCTAAAAGCAGGACGGGGTAACTATCAGTGTGAGGAGTGTGGGAAAAAATTTGGGCTGCTCTGTGTTTACCAGAGGCACCTGCGCTACCATAAAAAGGAACCTACCAAGTTTCCCAAGTTTCCAGCTCAGTTTAGGAGCGTTTCCCCGGAGCATCCCCTTCAGATTCACCCGAGCTGTGGAGAAAATAGTGGACAGATGTGTCTCGGCGGCGCTCCCACAGTTGAAACCGCCCTGCAACACGAAGAAGTCAGTGACCGCGAtcgaaacaaaaaagaaaagccctcAGTGGTTCTTTATGAATGTTCTGAGTGCATGGAGACATTCTCCTGCTTGGAGACATTTCTTCACCACCAGACCTCGCATAGCTCCCAAAAAGAGGGCTAA
- the LOC101062377 gene encoding chemokine-like receptor 1, whose translation MTFTNSSLINRTGLSEDLNSSNNLKWSLNTMSMIVYSLAFVLGVLGNGVVIWVTGFKMKKTVNTVWFLNLAVADFLFTAFLPLSVTYVATGFHWPFGKFMCKMNSTFINLNMFASVYILVVISMDRCVSVVFPIWAQNHRSVRKASCLSLAVWVLALILSIPHFVFRDTTQSNGRKDIKCFNNYALSDDYKTPSAQQLQLLRYRAMTITRFLLAFVVPFTVIVSCYAVIIYRLRRNRTLASQSSRPFKIITAVITTFFLCWAPFHIFALLEMDAYTNYPPSPSLHFIVSVGIPITSSLAFVNSCLNPLLYVFISQNFKDAIHRSIVKVLENAFQESPGSDVESKSTNIQSE comes from the coding sequence ATGACTTTTACCAACTCCAGTTTAATCAATAGAACAGGTCTGTCTGAAGATCTCAATAGCTCAAATAATCTGAAATGGTCGCTCAACACCATGAGCATGATCGTCTACTCCCTGGCGTTTGTTCTGGGCGTCCTTGGGAACGGCGTGGTTATCTGGGTGACGGGCTTCAAGATGAAGAAGACCGTCAACACCGTTTGGTTCCTCAACCTGGCCGTGGCCGACTTCCTCTTCACGGCCTTCCTGCCCCTGAGCGTCACTTACGTGGCCACGGGTTTCCACTGGCCGTTCGGCAAGTTCATGTGTAAGATGAACAGCACGTTCATCAACCTGAACATGTTTGCCAGTGTGTACATCCTGGTGGTGATCAGCATGGAcagatgtgtgtctgtggtttttCCCATCTGGGCCCAGAACCACAGGAGTGTACGCAAGGCGTCCTGTCTGAGTCTGGCTGTTTGGGTCCTGGCCCTGATTCTCAGCATTCCGCACTTCGTCTTCAGAGACACGACTCAATCGAATGGCCGCAAAGACATCAAGTGCTTCAACAACTACGCTCTCTCTGACGATTATAAAACCCCGTCTGCGCAACAGCTTCAACTGTTGCGTTATCGGGCCATGACCATCACCCGCTTCCTCCTGGCATTCGTCGTCCCCTTCACCGTCATCGTCTCCTGCTACGCCGTCATAATCTATCGCCTCAGAAGAAATCGCACCCTGGCCAGCCAGTCCAGCCGTCCTTTTAAGATCATCACTGCTGTTATCACCACCTTCTTTCTGTGCTGGGCTCCATTTCACATCTTTGCTCTGTTGGAGATGGATGCTTACACAAATTATCCGCCGAGTCCATCTTTGCATTTTATCGTCTCTGTTGGGATCCCCATAACCTCCAGCTTAGCCTTCGTTAACAGCTGTCTGAACCCTTTGTTGTATGTGTTCATCAGCCAAAATTTCAAGGATGCAATCCACAGATCCATTGTGAAAGTGTTGGAGAATGCCTTCCAAGAGAGTCCTGGCTCTGATGTTGAATCTAAATCAACAAACATCCAGTCAGAATAA
- the LOC115250508 gene encoding chemokine-like receptor 1, translating to MTFTNSSLINRTGLSEDLNSSNNLKWSLNTMSLIVYSLAFVLGVPGNGVVIWVTGFKMKKTVNTVWFLNLAVADFLFTVFLPLNITYTAMDFHWPFGKFMCKLSSGMCFLNMFASVYILVVISVDRCVSVVLPVWAQNHRSVRKASCVSLAVWVLALILSMPYFIFRDTAPSYFSEDIINCFNNYALSDDYETPSVNQLRQFRHQAMTITRFLLGFVVPFTVIVSCYAVIIHRLRRNRTLASQSSRPFKIITAVITTFFLCWAPYHIMVLIELINHMATHENKTHDHVTTIGFPIATSLAFLNSCLNPLLYVFMGQDFKDKVRKSILKVLETAFQEEMSRSYTYTNSMVTSRSKEKSFSDAEV from the coding sequence ATGACTTTTACCAACTCCAGTTTAATCAATAGAACAGGTCTTTCTGAAGATCTCAATAGCTCAAATAATCTGAAATGGTCGCTCAACACCATGAGCCTGATCGTCTACTCCCTGGCGTTTGTTCTGGGCGTCCCCGGGAACGGCGTGGTTATCTGGGTGACGGGCTTCAAGATGAAGAAGACCGTCAACACAGTTTGGTTCCTCAACCTGGCCGTGGCCGACTTCCTCTTCACGGTGTTCCTGCCCCTGAACATCACATACACGGCCATGGATTTCCACTGGCCGTTCGGCAAGTTCATGTGTAAGCTGAGCAGCGGCATGTGCTTTCTGAACATGTTTGCCAGTGTGTACATCCTGGTGGTGATCAGCGTGGACAGATGTGTGTCCGTGGTTTTGCCCGTCTGGGCCCAGAACCACAGGAGCGTACGCAAGGCGTCCTGCGTGAGTCTGGCTGTTTGGGTCCTGGCCCTGATTCTGAGCATGCCGTACTTCATCTTCAGGGACACGGCTCCTTCGTATTTCAGCGAAGACATCATTAACTGCTTCAACAACTACGCTCTGTCTGATGATTATGAAACCCCGTCTGTGAACCAGCTGCGGCAGTTCCGTCATCAGGCCATGACCATCACCCGCTTCCTCCTGGGATTCGTGGTCCCCTTCACCGTCATCGTCTCCTGCTACGCCGTCATAATCCATCGCCTCAGAAGAAATCGCACCCTGGCCAGCCAGTCCAGCCGTCCTTTTAAGATCATCACCGCGGTTAtcaccaccttcttcctgtGCTGGGCTCCGTACCACATCATGGTGCTCATAGAGCTCATAAACCACATGGCCACTCATGAAAACAAAACGCATGACCATGTGACCACTATCGGATTCCCCATAGCAACCAGCCTGGCCTTCCTCAACAGCTGCCTGAACCCGCTTCTGTATGTGTTTATGGGCCAAGATTTCAAGGATAAAGTCCGCAAATCCATCTTGAAGGTGCTGGAGACTGCCTTCCAGGAGGAGATGTCTCGCTCCTATACCTACACAAACTCAATGGTCACCAGCCGGAGCAAAGAAAAGTCTTTTTCTGACGCTGAGGTGTAA
- the LOC115250507 gene encoding chemokine-like receptor 1, translated as MTFNNSSLINRTGLSEDLNSSNNLKWSLNTMSLIVYSLAFVLGVPGNGVVIWVTGFKMKKTVNTVWFLNLAVADFLFTVFLPLNITYTAMDFHWPFGKFMCKLSSGMCFLNMFASVYILVVISVDRCVSVVLPVWAQNHRSVRKASCVSLAVWVLALILSMPYFIFRDTAPSYFSEDIINCFNNYALSDDYETPSVNQLRQFRHQAMTITRFLLGFVVPFTVIVSCYAVIIHRLRRNRTLASQSSRPFKIIAAVITTFFLCWAPYHIMVLIELINHMATHENETLDHVTTIGLPIATSLAFLNSCLNPLLYVFMGQDFKDKVRKSILKVLETAFQEEMSRSYTYTNSMVTSRSKEKSFSDAEV; from the coding sequence ATGACTTTTAACAACTCCAGTTTAATCAATAGAACAGGTCTGTCTGAAGATCTCAATAGCTCAAATAATCTGAAATGGTCGCTCAACACCATGAGCCTGATCGTCTACTCCCTGGCGTTTGTTCTGGGCGTCCCCGGGAACGGCGTGGTTATCTGGGTGACGGGCTTCAAGATGAAGAAGACCGTCAACACAGTTTGGTTCCTCAACCTGGCCGTGGCCGACTTCCTCTTCACGGTGTTCCTGCCCCTGAACATCACGTACACGGCCATGGATTTCCACTGGCCGTTCGGCAAGTTCATGTGTAAGCTGAGCAGCGGCATGTGCTTTCTGAACATGTTTGCCAGTGTGTACATCCTGGTGGTGATCAGCGTGGACAGATGTGTGTCCGTGGTTTTGCCCGTCTGGGCCCAGAACCACAGGAGCGTACGCAAGGCGTCCTGCGTGAGTCTGGCTGTTTGGGTCCTGGCCCTGATTCTGAGCATGCCGTACTTCATCTTCAGGGACACGGCTCCTTCGTATTTCAGCGAAGACATCATTAACTGCTTCAACAACTACGCTCTGTCTGACGATTATGAAACCCCGTCTGTGAACCAGCTGCGGCAGTTCCGTCATCAGGCCATGACCATCACCCGCTTCCTCCTGGGATTCGTGGTCCCCTTCACCGTCATCGTCTCCTGCTACGCCGTCATAATCCATCGCCTCAGAAGAAATCGCACCCTGGCCAGCCAGTCCAGCCGTCCTTTTAAGATCATCGCCGCGGTTAtcaccaccttcttcctgtGCTGGGCTCCGTACCACATCATGGTGCTCATAGAGCTCATAAACCACATGGCCACTCATGAAAACGAAACGCTAGACCATGTGACCACTATCGGACTCCCCATAGCAACCAGCCTGGCCTTCCTCAACAGCTGCCTGAACCCGCTTCTGTATGTGTTTATGGGCCAAGATTTCAAGGATAAAGTCCGCAAATCCATCTTGAAGGTGCTGGAGACTGCCTTCCAGGAGGAGATGTCTCGCTCCTATACCTACACAAACTCAATGGTCACCAGCCGGAGCAAAGAAAAGTCTTTTTCTGACGCTGAGGTGTAA
- the LOC101071508 gene encoding chemokine-like receptor 1, which yields MMTTDCPFYHLNATDGLKNVTAYEDDEEYDYREEHAELRQSLNTMSLIVYCLAFVLGVLGNGVVIWVTGFKMKKTVNTVWFLNLAVADFLFTAFLPLSVTYTAMDFHWPFGKFMCKLNSTVSFLNMFASVYILVVISVDRYVSVVLPVWAQNHRSVRKASCVSLAVWVLALILSTPYFIFRDTAPSYFSEDIINCFNNYALSDDYETPSVNQLRQFRHQAMTITRFLLGFVVPFTVIVSCYAVIIHRLRRNRTLASQSSRPFKIIAAVITTFFLCWAPYHIMVLIELINHMATHENETLDHVTTIGLPIATSLAFLNSCLNPLLYVFMGQDFKDKVRKSILKVLETAFQEEMSRSYTYTNSMVTSRSKEKSFSDAEV from the coding sequence ATGATGACAACAGACTGCCCTTTCTATCACCTCAACGCCACAGACGGCCTGAAAAATGTCACTGCCTACGAGGACGACGAAGAGTACGACTACAGGGAAGAGCACGCGGAGCTGAGGCAGTCGCTCAACACCATGAGCCTGATCGTCTACTGCCTGGCGTTTGTTCTGGGCGTCCTCGGGAACGGCGTGGTTATCTGGGTGACGGGCTTCAAGATGAAGAAGACCGTCAACACCGTTTGGTTCCTCAACCTGGCCGTGGCCGACTTCCTCTTCACGGCGTTCCTGCCCCTGAGCGTCACGTACACGGCCATGGATTTCCACTGGCCGTTCGGCAAGTTCATGTGTAAGCTGAACAGCACCGTGAGCTTTCTGAACATGTTTGCCAGTGTGTACATCCTGGTGGTGATCAGCGTGGACAGATATGTGTCCGTGGTTTTGCCCGTCTGGGCCCAGAACCACAGGAGCGTACGCAAGGCGTCCTGCGTGAGTCTGGCTGTTTGGGTCCTGGCTCTTATTCTGAGCACGCCGTACTTCATCTTCAGGGACACGGCTCCTTCGTATTTCAGCGAAGACATCATTAACTGCTTCAACAACTACGCTCTGTCTGACGATTATGAAACCCCGTCTGTGAACCAGCTGCGGCAGTTCCGTCATCAGGCCATGACCATCACCCGCTTCCTCCTGGGATTCGTGGTCCCCTTCACCGTCATCGTCTCCTGCTACGCCGTCATAATCCATCGCCTCAGAAGAAATCGCACCCTGGCCAGCCAGTCCAGCCGTCCTTTTAAGATCATCGCCGCGGTTAtcaccaccttcttcctgtGCTGGGCTCCGTACCACATCATGGTGCTCATAGAGCTCATAAACCACATGGCCACTCATGAAAACGAAACGCTAGACCATGTGACCACTATCGGACTCCCCATAGCAACCAGCCTGGCCTTCCTCAACAGCTGCCTGAACCCGCTTCTGTATGTGTTTATGGGCCAAGATTTCAAGGATAAAGTCCGCAAATCCATCTTGAAGGTGCTGGAGACTGCCTTCCAGGAGGAGATGTCTCGCTCCTATACCTACACAAACTCAATGGTCACCAGCCGGAGCAAAGAAAAGTCTTTTTCTGACGCTGAGGTGTAA